In Cyanobacteriota bacterium, the DNA window TTGAGGGGAATTAGCTAACAATATTTTACATTAACTGCTTACTAATCCTCTTATATAATCAGCAAAATAACTAATATCATCCTCAAGCTGTGATTTTTCCAAGGCTGCAAAATAATTCTTACGATCTTCTGATGGGATAGTCAGCCATTTGTATTTGTCCTTGATAAAGGCAAGGTTCATTAGGAAGCGGGATATGCGACCGTTGCCGTCTGAGTGGGGGTGAATCCAGACATAGAAAAAATGCAAGAAGATAGCTTGCCTAAAGCCATTATCAAAATCATTGGCGTGGTTATAAAACTCCTCTAATAAATGATGGATTTTTTCATGACCCGGCGGCACTGAGTTGGAGCCTTTGATACTGACCATGTGGTTTCTATAAGTATCTATTTGGTACTTGAAAAGTCCAGCATTAATACTTGGTGACCAGAGTTCTTGCCAAAGTGCTTCGGTTAGATCCTGAGTGAATTGGTACTCAGTCCCTGCTAGTTGTTTGATTAGGTCTATTACTCTTTTGAAGCCAGCAATTGCAGCTGTGTTTCTTAGATTGCTTTGGTCTTCAATTAATCCTTTATTGTTAATTTCATTAATTAACTCTCTCGTTACGTCATAGCCCTCTATGGTTAGGTTATGATAGGTGTCTTCAATGACAAACTGATCAATGGCTTTTTTATCTACTTCTTTGTTGAGTCTTCTCGGTGGATCAATTCCTTCAAGTGCTTTAATCGCTTTTGCCATCGACAATCCAAATCTTGTGACAAAGGCTGGCTTACCAGGTTTTTGTAATTTATAATCTCGGCTAAAAGGATTCTCAATTGCAACTTTGTAATTACTGTCATTGAATATAGTTTGTAATTTTAATGATAGAACCTGGTTACCAATTTGTTTTAACGCACCTATTAACCTTGCCTGTAAAACAGGAGATCTGTTCTTAGCAAAGTAATCTAGAACATAGTCAGCGTCAAGGACTTTTTGTTTGAGATAGGCGACTATATTTTCTTCGTAGAGTTGATATTGAGTAGAGTTAGATTGAAGGATCATATATTCAGGTTTGAGAACATAAACATCATCATCGATTAATCTATGTTTGATAATGATTTTATTTTCAAAATCC includes these proteins:
- a CDS encoding Fic family protein produces the protein MAQNYKEIEAAALSWLEDKLDEGRIVFKKTELKITIFKYLKSQDYAVELHSNYFFVKKKDEFAQEAFKQYYWKILIQFLNIRFDSEDQNPAWYLTGSYPYEFLVDSIKIPSQQEQITISTKASSNTIINLYAEHHLVLSQDKDFENKIIIKHRLIDDDVYVLKPEYMILQSNSTQYQLYEENIVAYLKQKVLDADYVLDYFAKNRSPVLQARLIGALKQIGNQVLSLKLQTIFNDSNYKVAIENPFSRDYKLQKPGKPAFVTRFGLSMAKAIKALEGIDPPRRLNKEVDKKAIDQFVIEDTYHNLTIEGYDVTRELINEINNKGLIEDQSNLRNTAAIAGFKRVIDLIKQLAGTEYQFTQDLTEALWQELWSPSINAGLFKYQIDTYRNHMVSIKGSNSVPPGHEKIHHLLEEFYNHANDFDNGFRQAIFLHFFYVWIHPHSDGNGRISRFLMNLAFIKDKYKWLTIPSEDRKNYFAALEKSQLEDDISYFADYIRGLVSS